A stretch of the Marivirga tractuosa DSM 4126 genome encodes the following:
- a CDS encoding thiol-disulfide oxidoreductase DCC family protein — translation MEDQKPIIFFDGLCNLCNGAINFIIDRDKKSYFKFAPLQSSIADSHIPKSISQNTDSIILLESGKLYSKSSAALRIARNLDGAWKVFYVFIVIPKFIRDFIYELIAKNRYKWFGKRDKCRMPTEDIKNRFLEMD, via the coding sequence TTGGAAGATCAAAAACCTATTATATTTTTCGATGGATTATGTAATTTATGCAATGGTGCAATCAACTTTATAATTGACAGAGACAAAAAAAGTTATTTCAAATTTGCTCCCTTGCAATCGTCAATAGCAGACAGCCATATTCCTAAATCAATTTCTCAAAATACCGACAGCATCATTTTATTAGAATCTGGTAAATTATACTCCAAAAGCAGTGCCGCATTAAGAATCGCTCGAAATCTGGATGGAGCCTGGAAAGTATTTTATGTCTTTATTGTCATACCAAAATTCATTAGAGATTTTATCTATGAACTTATAGCCAAAAACCGCTATAAATGGTTTGGTAAAAGAGATAAATGCAGAATGCCCACTGAAGATATAAAGAATAGATTCTTGGAAATGGATTAA
- a CDS encoding T9SS type B sorting domain-containing protein, with translation MKKVLLIVSLIIFGFSESYGTHIRAGEITARRLGCSGLTYEFTLTAYRDTGSDILFGNGEFDFGDGEVIMLNPDGFNRKEIIDDEIELVEFKIQHTYSSNGDYTVSYVEDFRNVGIINMSNSGSVSFYVETIIRIDPFFGCNSTPVFLIPPVDKGAVGVLFYHNPGAFDINGDSIAFKMVTPQSRAGVDVPNFRSPEVAAGGQNSQQTGPATLTLDAILGDLIWDAPGMKGEFNIAFIAEEWRKISGKWEFLGSVTRDMQIIVDETENDPPEIQVPLDTCIEAGTLLEATIVATDPNPESSVKIEGFGGPFVLDPPAILSPDPAVYEESPTNAAFSWQTDCTHIREDPYLVRFKATDNGPGLRLTAFETWSITIVPPSPKNVVAESKPQRSIEISWDEYDCGDAEVIQVYRRVDNYDFEPENCEIGIPENGGYELIGAVPVGQNTFLDNNAGRGLDFGATFCYRLVAVFELPKGGVSYASEEVCQQINATGPVITNVTIDETDAENGEITISWLPPFEIDILQYPPPYKYRILRSSGSDFEEVGMVSDDTTFTDSGVNTLENIYNYQLELYLANDPVSEDNLIEISAQAATVRLSSVGLFESIELNWSAEVPWSNTNQDYPYHYIYRNKVNENLDQLVLIDSVDVRQQGFQYVDSGQFNNENLSNLEEYCYYVTTSGGYGNEDIFEPLLNDSQILCARPDDQIDPCPPFDVGFQLDSPDKCLEFLADKNCEFDQFQNELYWESNLADSCDSEINYYEVFFKNELESDFELIGTTRDTFFIHDNLPEFAGCYAIRAVDQSENRSEFSETFCKENCPNIAFPNVFTPNDDGRNDFFTPFYQRASEAGSIPFDKCPRFLEKIDFKVFNRYGRQVYAYESGGENGLYINWDGTNFNGEPLPYAIYYYEAVVTFDMLRPENKQKRYKGYVQIIR, from the coding sequence GTGAAAAAAGTACTCCTCATCGTATCATTAATTATCTTCGGTTTTTCGGAATCATATGGAACTCATATAAGAGCTGGGGAAATTACCGCAAGAAGATTAGGTTGCAGTGGTCTAACTTATGAGTTTACCCTTACCGCTTACAGAGATACTGGTTCCGATATTCTATTTGGAAATGGAGAATTCGACTTTGGAGATGGCGAAGTTATTATGCTAAACCCTGATGGTTTTAACCGAAAGGAAATCATAGATGATGAAATCGAATTAGTAGAATTTAAGATTCAGCATACTTACTCATCTAATGGAGACTATACTGTTTCATATGTAGAGGATTTTAGAAATGTGGGGATCATAAATATGAGTAATTCTGGTTCTGTTTCTTTTTATGTAGAAACAATAATTCGAATAGATCCTTTTTTTGGCTGTAATAGTACTCCAGTCTTTCTAATCCCTCCTGTTGACAAAGGGGCTGTAGGAGTGCTTTTCTACCATAATCCAGGTGCATTTGACATCAATGGCGATAGTATTGCTTTCAAAATGGTCACCCCTCAAAGTAGAGCAGGAGTTGATGTACCCAATTTCAGGTCTCCTGAGGTGGCTGCTGGCGGACAAAACAGTCAGCAAACCGGTCCTGCAACATTAACATTAGATGCAATTTTAGGCGATTTAATTTGGGATGCTCCAGGAATGAAGGGGGAATTTAACATTGCATTTATTGCAGAAGAGTGGAGAAAAATTTCTGGTAAATGGGAGTTTTTGGGTAGCGTGACGCGTGATATGCAAATTATAGTTGATGAAACTGAAAATGATCCACCTGAAATTCAAGTTCCATTGGACACTTGCATTGAGGCGGGTACTTTGTTGGAAGCTACAATAGTGGCAACAGATCCAAACCCTGAATCTTCTGTGAAAATTGAAGGCTTTGGAGGCCCATTTGTGCTAGACCCCCCAGCTATTCTTTCTCCTGATCCAGCAGTTTACGAAGAGTCGCCTACTAATGCTGCCTTTTCTTGGCAAACTGATTGTACACACATTAGAGAAGACCCATACTTAGTGCGATTTAAAGCAACAGACAATGGTCCTGGCTTAAGGTTGACTGCATTTGAAACATGGAGTATCACTATAGTGCCCCCATCTCCTAAAAACGTTGTTGCTGAAAGTAAGCCTCAGCGATCAATTGAAATCAGCTGGGATGAATATGACTGTGGTGATGCCGAAGTCATTCAAGTATATAGAAGGGTAGATAATTATGATTTTGAGCCCGAGAACTGTGAAATTGGAATACCAGAAAATGGAGGCTATGAATTAATAGGAGCTGTTCCTGTTGGACAAAATACATTTCTAGATAATAATGCAGGACGCGGATTAGATTTTGGTGCTACATTTTGCTATCGATTGGTAGCAGTCTTTGAATTGCCTAAAGGCGGTGTCAGCTATGCTTCAGAGGAAGTGTGCCAGCAGATTAATGCTACAGGACCTGTAATTACAAATGTTACTATTGATGAAACAGATGCTGAAAATGGAGAAATTACTATAAGTTGGTTGCCACCATTCGAAATCGATATACTTCAATATCCGCCACCTTACAAGTATAGAATTTTGAGAAGCTCTGGTAGTGATTTTGAAGAAGTGGGCATGGTATCAGACGATACTACTTTTACAGATTCAGGGGTGAATACCTTAGAAAATATTTATAATTATCAATTAGAATTATACTTGGCAAATGATCCTGTTTCAGAAGATAATCTAATCGAAATATCAGCCCAAGCAGCCACGGTAAGGCTTTCTTCTGTAGGCTTATTCGAATCCATAGAATTAAACTGGTCAGCTGAAGTTCCTTGGTCAAATACCAATCAAGACTACCCTTATCATTACATTTATAGAAATAAAGTAAATGAAAATCTGGACCAATTAGTACTGATAGATTCAGTTGATGTAAGACAACAAGGATTTCAATATGTAGATAGTGGTCAGTTCAACAATGAAAACTTATCGAACTTGGAGGAGTATTGTTACTATGTAACTACGTCTGGAGGATATGGAAATGAAGATATTTTTGAGCCTTTACTAAACGACTCTCAAATTCTTTGTGCTCGCCCAGATGATCAAATTGATCCATGTCCTCCATTTGATGTGGGTTTTCAATTAGACTCCCCTGATAAATGCCTTGAATTTTTAGCGGATAAAAATTGTGAGTTCGATCAATTCCAAAATGAGCTTTACTGGGAATCTAATTTAGCAGATAGCTGCGATAGTGAAATCAATTATTATGAAGTATTCTTTAAGAATGAATTAGAGAGTGACTTTGAATTAATTGGCACCACCCGTGACACTTTCTTTATTCATGATAATTTACCTGAATTTGCAGGCTGCTATGCCATTAGAGCTGTTGATCAGTCTGAAAACCGAAGTGAATTTTCAGAAACTTTTTGCAAAGAGAATTGTCCGAACATAGCATTCCCAAATGTTTTTACACCAAATGATGATGGCCGAAATGATTTCTTTACTCCTTTCTATCAGAGGGCTAGTGAAGCTGGGTCAATCCCATTTGATAAATGCCCTAGATTCTTAGAAAAAATTGATTTCAAAGTATTCAATAGATACGGAAGACAAGTATATGCTTACGAAAGCGGAGGCGAGAATGGGCTCTATATTAATTGGGACGGCACCAATTTCAACGGAGAACCACTTCCTTATGCCATTTATTACTACGAAGCTGTTGTTACCTTTGATATGTTAAGGCCTGAAAATAAGCAAAAAAGGTATAAAGGATATGTTCAAATTATAAGGTAA
- a CDS encoding fumarate reductase/succinate dehydrogenase flavoprotein subunit, whose product MNLESKIPEGPLAEKWTNHKFNVKLVNPANKRKYDVIVVGTGLAGASASASLAELGYNVKAFCFQDSPRRAHSIAAQGGINAAKNYQNDGDSVFRLFYDTIKGGDYRSREANVYRLAQVSVNIIDQCVAQGVPFAREYGGLLANRSFGGAQVSRTFYARGQTGQQLLLGAYSALSRQVSNGKVELFPRTEMLDLVMVDGKARGIVTRNLVTGKIESHSAHAVVLASGGYGNVFYLSTNAMGSNVTAAWRAHKKGALMANPCYTQIHPTCIPVSGDHQSKLTLMSESLRNDGRVWVPKTKELAEKIRNKEIHPNDLSEDERDYYLETKYPAFGNLVPRDVASRNAKYVCDEGRGVNSSGKAVYLDFRDAINRDGEDTIAGKYGNLFDMYRQITGSNPYKEPMMIYPAVHYTMGGLWVDYNLKTNVDGLYATGESNFSDHGANRLGASALMQGLADGYFVLPYTIGNYLAGEKYEKIGTDHEAFKEAEKAVKDSIDKLLSIKGSKSVDQYHKELGKIMWDYCGMSRTAEGLKKAKEMVKELRADFWKNVKVLGSNEEFNSSLEKASRVADFLEQGELMIDDALHREESCGGHFREEHQTPEGEAKRNDEDFAYVAAWEYTGPEQPEKLHKEQLIFENVKLTQRSYK is encoded by the coding sequence ATGAATTTAGAATCAAAAATACCTGAAGGTCCATTAGCAGAGAAATGGACAAATCATAAATTTAATGTGAAGCTGGTGAATCCGGCGAACAAACGGAAATATGATGTAATTGTGGTAGGGACAGGTTTAGCTGGAGCTTCCGCATCTGCTTCATTAGCTGAGCTTGGATACAATGTAAAAGCATTTTGTTTTCAAGATAGCCCTAGAAGAGCTCACTCTATTGCTGCACAGGGTGGTATTAATGCTGCTAAAAACTATCAGAATGACGGTGACAGTGTTTTCCGTTTGTTTTATGACACTATTAAAGGTGGTGATTATCGCTCAAGAGAAGCTAACGTTTACAGATTAGCCCAAGTAAGTGTTAACATCATTGACCAATGTGTGGCACAAGGTGTTCCTTTTGCAAGAGAATATGGTGGTTTATTAGCCAATCGTTCTTTTGGTGGAGCGCAAGTTTCCAGAACATTTTATGCTCGTGGTCAAACTGGACAGCAATTACTATTAGGTGCTTACAGTGCCTTGAGCCGTCAAGTCTCGAATGGTAAAGTAGAGCTTTTTCCAAGAACTGAAATGCTAGATTTAGTAATGGTAGATGGAAAAGCCAGAGGTATAGTAACTCGTAACTTGGTAACTGGGAAGATTGAATCTCACAGTGCACATGCAGTCGTTTTAGCATCAGGTGGATATGGAAACGTATTCTATCTTTCTACCAACGCAATGGGTTCAAACGTTACGGCTGCTTGGAGAGCACATAAAAAAGGTGCTTTGATGGCGAATCCTTGCTATACTCAAATTCACCCAACTTGCATTCCTGTAAGTGGTGATCACCAATCTAAACTGACATTGATGTCAGAATCATTAAGAAATGATGGTCGAGTATGGGTGCCTAAAACAAAAGAATTAGCGGAGAAAATCAGGAATAAAGAAATTCATCCGAATGACTTAAGCGAGGATGAGAGAGATTATTATTTAGAAACTAAATATCCAGCATTTGGTAACCTAGTTCCTCGTGATGTGGCTTCAAGAAACGCTAAATATGTTTGTGACGAAGGTAGAGGAGTAAACTCATCTGGGAAAGCAGTATATCTTGATTTTAGAGATGCTATCAATAGAGATGGAGAAGATACAATTGCTGGGAAATATGGCAATTTGTTTGATATGTATAGACAAATAACCGGTAGTAATCCATATAAGGAGCCTATGATGATTTATCCTGCTGTCCACTACACTATGGGTGGTCTTTGGGTTGATTATAATTTAAAAACTAATGTTGACGGATTGTATGCTACTGGAGAATCAAACTTTTCAGATCACGGAGCAAACAGATTGGGAGCAAGTGCATTGATGCAAGGTTTGGCTGATGGATACTTTGTACTTCCATATACAATAGGAAACTATTTAGCCGGAGAGAAATACGAAAAAATCGGGACTGATCACGAAGCTTTCAAAGAAGCAGAGAAAGCAGTGAAGGATAGTATCGATAAACTCCTTTCTATTAAAGGAAGCAAATCTGTTGACCAATACCACAAGGAGTTAGGAAAAATCATGTGGGATTATTGCGGCATGTCCAGAACTGCTGAAGGTTTGAAAAAAGCCAAAGAAATGGTGAAAGAACTAAGAGCTGATTTCTGGAAGAATGTAAAAGTTCTTGGTAGTAATGAAGAATTCAATAGTTCTTTGGAAAAAGCTTCAAGAGTTGCTGATTTCTTAGAGCAAGGTGAATTGATGATAGATGATGCTTTACATAGAGAAGAATCTTGTGGAGGTCACTTCCGAGAGGAGCACCAAACACCAGAAGGTGAAGCAAAAAGAAATGATGAAGATTTTGCTTATGTAGCCGCTTGGGAATATACTGGTCCTGAACAACCAGAAAAGCTTCATAAAGAGCAATTGATATTTGAAAATGTGAAACTGACGCAAAGAAGCTATAAATAA
- a CDS encoding succinate dehydrogenase/fumarate reductase iron-sulfur subunit: MKFNLKIWRQKNNQDKGAFKTYELDGVSSDMSFLEMIDVLNEQLIDKDEDPVHFDHDCREGICGMCSMYINGEPHGPLRGVTTCQLHMRSFQDGETITIEPWRAKAFPIVKDLAVDRSAFDRVIQAGGYVSVNTGGTPDANEIPIPKSVADEAFDAATCIGCGACVAACKNASAMLFVSAKVSQLSMLPQGKVESAERAQKMVAQMDEEGFGACTNTGACSAECPKGIDLSNIARMNREYLGAKIGSQD; this comes from the coding sequence ATGAAATTCAATTTGAAAATCTGGAGACAGAAAAATAATCAAGATAAAGGAGCATTTAAAACATACGAATTGGATGGTGTGTCATCAGATATGTCATTCTTGGAAATGATTGATGTTTTGAACGAACAATTAATTGATAAGGATGAAGATCCTGTACATTTCGATCATGATTGCCGTGAAGGAATCTGTGGAATGTGTAGTATGTATATTAATGGCGAGCCGCATGGTCCTTTAAGAGGTGTAACGACTTGTCAATTACATATGAGAAGCTTCCAAGATGGAGAAACTATTACTATTGAGCCATGGAGAGCGAAGGCTTTTCCTATAGTGAAAGATTTAGCAGTTGATAGAAGTGCATTTGATAGAGTGATTCAAGCGGGTGGATATGTTAGTGTAAACACAGGCGGAACGCCAGATGCAAACGAAATTCCTATTCCTAAATCAGTTGCAGATGAAGCATTTGATGCAGCTACCTGTATTGGTTGCGGAGCTTGTGTTGCAGCATGTAAAAATGCCTCGGCTATGCTTTTTGTAAGTGCCAAAGTTTCGCAATTATCAATGTTGCCTCAGGGAAAGGTAGAGAGCGCTGAAAGAGCACAAAAAATGGTGGCGCAGATGGACGAAGAAGGATTTGGAGCTTGTACTAACACAGGTGCTTGTTCAGCTGAATGTCCAAAAGGGATTGATTTATCCAATATAGCAAGAATGAATAGAGAATATCTAGGAGCTAAAATTGGTTCCCAAGACTAA
- the fabD gene encoding ACP S-malonyltransferase produces MKAYVFPGQGAQYPGMGKELYENNGEAKKLFDQANEILGFEITKIMFEGTADELKETRVTQPAVFLHSVINAIVHPDFKPEMVAGHSLGEFSALVANGTLSFEDGLKLVYKRALAMQKACEINPSTMAAVLGLDDEVVEKICAEIEEEVVVPANYNCPGQLVISGSNKGIEIACEKMKEAGAKRALPLPVGGAFHSPLMEPAREELAQAIKETKFNKPKCPVYQNVNAQGSIDIEAIKENLIAQLTAPVKWTQSVHQMVQDGASIFIESGPGKVLQGLVKKINRESEVAQLS; encoded by the coding sequence ATGAAAGCTTATGTATTTCCGGGACAAGGTGCCCAATACCCAGGAATGGGAAAAGAATTATATGAAAATAATGGGGAAGCCAAAAAGCTGTTTGATCAAGCTAATGAAATATTAGGTTTCGAAATCACTAAAATAATGTTTGAAGGCACTGCTGATGAACTAAAGGAGACCAGAGTAACACAGCCAGCAGTCTTTTTACATTCTGTTATTAACGCTATAGTCCACCCTGATTTCAAACCTGAAATGGTTGCCGGACACTCTTTGGGAGAGTTCTCAGCTTTAGTGGCCAATGGTACTTTATCATTTGAAGATGGCCTAAAATTAGTTTATAAAAGAGCTCTGGCTATGCAAAAAGCTTGCGAAATAAATCCTTCGACTATGGCTGCAGTTTTAGGTTTGGATGATGAAGTGGTAGAGAAAATATGTGCTGAAATTGAGGAAGAAGTTGTAGTTCCTGCTAATTATAATTGTCCAGGGCAATTGGTAATCTCAGGATCCAACAAAGGTATTGAAATTGCATGTGAAAAAATGAAAGAAGCTGGAGCTAAAAGAGCTCTTCCGCTGCCCGTTGGTGGAGCATTTCATTCTCCATTAATGGAACCGGCTAGAGAAGAACTAGCACAAGCGATAAAAGAGACTAAATTTAATAAGCCCAAATGCCCAGTATATCAAAATGTAAATGCTCAGGGCTCTATAGACATTGAAGCTATCAAAGAAAACTTGATAGCACAATTAACAGCACCCGTAAAATGGACACAATCTGTTCACCAAATGGTTCAGGATGGAGCTTCTATCTTTATTGAAAGTGGCCCTGGAAAGGTGTTACAAGGGCTAGTTAAAAAGATTAATAGAGAATCCGAAGTAGCACAATTATCGTAA
- a CDS encoding type III PLP-dependent enzyme domain-containing protein yields MKSYIDLIEQTFYWPQKEFNVEDNALKFHDVPLMDIIEKYGTPLKLTYLPKISQNINQAREYFANAFKKLNYKGEYTYCYCTKSSHFSFVMEEALKAGVHMETSSSFDIPIVKKLHEKGLLTKQHYVVCNGFKRPLYRQYINELINDGFENVVPVLDDLNEIDSYEAEAKNPYKVGIRIASDEEPTFEFYTSRLGIRYNDVIDLYQNKIAKSEKAKLKMLHFFINTGIKDTAYYWSELGRFIDKYCELKKIAPELDTIDIGGGFPIKTSLGFEYDYQYMVDQIVENIQWICEKNNVETPHIMTEFGSYTVGESGATIYSILDQKLQNDKELWYMIDGSFITHLPDVWGLNQKFILMAINNWNEPFHKVKMGGLTCDSMDYYNSEAHSFEVFLPKVERNEQQYVGFFHTGAYQESLGGYGGIQHCLIPAPKHVLVDKDEEGNITTKLFAEEQTSESMLKILGY; encoded by the coding sequence ATGAAGAGTTACATAGATTTAATAGAACAAACCTTTTATTGGCCTCAAAAAGAATTTAACGTTGAGGATAATGCCTTAAAATTCCATGATGTCCCTTTAATGGATATTATTGAAAAATATGGCACTCCTCTAAAACTGACCTACCTACCTAAGATTAGTCAAAATATAAATCAAGCAAGAGAGTATTTTGCAAATGCATTTAAGAAATTAAATTACAAAGGAGAATATACTTATTGTTATTGCACAAAATCTTCGCATTTCTCTTTTGTAATGGAAGAAGCCCTGAAAGCGGGCGTCCATATGGAAACTTCATCCTCTTTTGATATTCCGATTGTAAAGAAATTGCATGAGAAGGGATTGTTGACCAAGCAACATTATGTGGTCTGCAATGGTTTTAAAAGACCACTATATAGACAGTACATCAATGAGTTGATCAACGATGGTTTCGAAAATGTGGTGCCTGTTTTGGATGATTTGAACGAGATTGACAGCTATGAGGCCGAAGCTAAAAATCCTTATAAAGTAGGAATTAGGATAGCTTCAGATGAAGAGCCTACTTTTGAGTTTTATACCAGCCGATTGGGGATTCGCTACAATGATGTGATTGATTTATATCAAAATAAAATTGCAAAAAGTGAAAAGGCTAAGCTTAAAATGCTCCATTTTTTCATTAATACTGGGATAAAGGACACGGCTTACTATTGGAGTGAATTAGGCCGATTTATTGATAAGTATTGCGAGCTGAAAAAAATAGCTCCAGAATTAGATACTATCGATATTGGAGGAGGTTTTCCAATCAAAACTTCTCTGGGCTTTGAATATGATTACCAATATATGGTCGATCAGATTGTGGAGAATATTCAATGGATTTGTGAGAAGAATAATGTGGAAACTCCTCACATCATGACAGAATTTGGGAGTTACACGGTAGGGGAGAGCGGTGCCACTATTTATTCTATACTTGATCAGAAGCTTCAAAATGACAAAGAGCTTTGGTATATGATAGATGGATCATTTATTACGCATTTACCAGATGTTTGGGGTTTAAACCAGAAATTTATTTTGATGGCAATTAATAACTGGAACGAGCCATTTCATAAAGTGAAAATGGGAGGTTTGACCTGCGATTCTATGGATTATTATAATTCGGAAGCTCATTCCTTCGAGGTATTCTTACCTAAGGTGGAGAGAAATGAACAGCAATATGTAGGCTTTTTCCATACTGGGGCTTATCAAGAATCATTAGGGGGCTATGGTGGAATTCAGCATTGTTTGATTCCAGCACCAAAGCATGTTTTGGTAGATAAGGATGAAGAGGGAAATATAACAACTAAGCTTTTTGCTGAAGAGCAAACCAGTGAAAGTATGTTGAAGATATTGGGATATTAA
- a CDS encoding GAF domain-containing sensor histidine kinase, which translates to MQKPKIPDNENERLKELRRLNILDSEQEKDFDELVELASIICGVPISLVTLVDADRQWFKSKKGVSVDSTHRDVSFCGHAIHGDDIFIIENAVADERFYDNPLVVDDPSIRFYAGMPIKSENGFNLGTLCVIDSEPKSLDETQIRALRILGGQASKLIELRDKKLRLESTNEKLQSLNELNSQITSIISHDLKGPIKSMRAYLNSKYIDANRPEDLAQLFPLVKNNLNSLDELVENLLEWSRSTNDVNFVEINIKDVVLEICSLFEGNALDKDIELKCGIGDDLKVVADLSMIRFVLRNLINNAIKFTENGLVKVDIEETDNKKAVIKVIDTGVGIPNDLLKRLKLKDKKISTKGTRNEKGTGLGLQLVREFLSIHKTDLNIESEENKGSTFSFVLPLALGH; encoded by the coding sequence ATGCAGAAGCCGAAAATCCCAGATAATGAAAATGAGAGATTAAAGGAACTCCGCAGGTTAAATATACTAGATTCTGAACAAGAAAAGGATTTTGACGAATTAGTAGAGCTTGCCTCTATTATCTGCGGAGTGCCGATTTCTTTAGTAACTTTAGTTGATGCTGACAGGCAATGGTTTAAATCCAAAAAAGGTGTTTCAGTGGATTCTACTCATAGAGATGTTTCATTCTGCGGCCATGCCATTCATGGAGATGATATTTTCATAATAGAAAACGCAGTAGCCGATGAGAGATTTTATGATAATCCATTAGTAGTTGATGATCCTAGCATTAGATTCTATGCAGGTATGCCTATTAAGTCAGAGAATGGATTTAACCTTGGTACTTTGTGTGTTATTGATTCAGAGCCAAAAAGTCTAGATGAAACACAAATTAGGGCCTTGAGAATTTTGGGAGGGCAAGCTTCGAAATTAATTGAATTGAGAGATAAAAAACTTAGATTAGAATCCACTAATGAAAAATTACAATCACTGAATGAGCTTAATAGCCAAATTACTAGTATCATTTCGCATGATTTAAAGGGCCCAATAAAAAGCATGCGTGCCTATCTTAATTCCAAATATATAGATGCAAATAGGCCAGAAGACTTGGCTCAGTTATTTCCTTTAGTAAAAAACAATCTAAATAGCTTAGATGAGTTAGTTGAGAATTTATTGGAATGGTCAAGAAGTACCAACGATGTAAATTTCGTTGAGATAAATATTAAAGATGTAGTTTTAGAAATTTGCAGTTTATTTGAGGGGAATGCCTTAGATAAAGATATTGAATTGAAATGTGGTATTGGTGATGATCTTAAAGTGGTTGCGGATCTATCCATGATCAGGTTTGTATTACGTAATCTAATTAATAATGCCATTAAATTCACGGAAAATGGTTTGGTTAAAGTGGATATAGAGGAGACTGACAATAAGAAAGCTGTCATTAAAGTGATTGATACTGGGGTAGGAATACCAAATGATTTATTAAAGAGGCTGAAATTAAAGGATAAGAAAATATCAACGAAAGGAACTAGGAACGAAAAAGGTACTGGTTTAGGATTACAACTTGTCAGAGAGTTTTTATCAATCCACAAAACTGACTTAAATATTGAATCAGAGGAAAATAAAGGAAGTACGTTCTCTTTTGTACTTCCTTTAGCTTTGGGGCATTAG
- a CDS encoding succinate dehydrogenase cytochrome b subunit produces the protein MSWLSDTLTSTIGRKLVMSLTGLFLIIFLVVHLAGNFQLLAGDGGVAFNEYAKFMTSNPLIKFTSYGLYAFILIHIVMSIALAQKNKKARPVGYDKVKGSANSSFSSRNMGILGFIIFVFLVIHMRSFWYEMHWGSIPMDSAGNKDLYKVVSAAFSQWWYVAIYVVCMVGLAFHLSHGFSSAFQTLGVNHKKYTPFIKKLGIVYAILIPAAFASIPLIMFFNS, from the coding sequence ATGAGTTGGCTTTCTGACACTTTAACGAGTACAATCGGTAGGAAATTGGTGATGTCACTTACCGGTTTGTTTTTAATCATTTTTTTGGTTGTCCATCTAGCAGGAAATTTTCAGCTATTGGCTGGTGATGGAGGAGTAGCATTTAATGAGTATGCAAAATTTATGACCTCCAACCCACTTATTAAGTTTACTTCTTATGGACTGTATGCTTTCATATTAATCCATATCGTTATGTCCATTGCCTTGGCACAAAAGAACAAAAAAGCAAGACCTGTTGGATATGATAAAGTAAAGGGATCTGCTAATAGTTCTTTTTCTTCAAGAAATATGGGCATTTTAGGATTTATTATCTTCGTTTTCTTGGTGATTCACATGAGGAGTTTTTGGTACGAAATGCATTGGGGTTCTATTCCAATGGATAGTGCTGGAAACAAAGACCTTTATAAAGTTGTTAGTGCTGCATTTAGTCAGTGGTGGTATGTTGCAATTTATGTAGTATGTATGGTGGGATTAGCATTTCACCTATCACATGGGTTCTCAAGTGCTTTTCAGACATTGGGAGTCAATCATAAAAAATATACACCATTCATTAAAAAATTGGGAATCGTATATGCAATCCTTATACCGGCTGCATTTGCTAGTATTCCATTAATCATGTTTTTCAATAGTTAA